One Argiope bruennichi chromosome 5, qqArgBrue1.1, whole genome shotgun sequence DNA segment encodes these proteins:
- the LOC129968392 gene encoding uncharacterized protein LOC129968392 gives MVQLKLRYGREELLIQVYVRDLLSLVLQKQNMPKKSLRNLYDLLETKLRALEILGVTRDKCAAMLFPLVESALPEETLLAWERYRSTNRRSHDEENQNSKTTTKTDLDSILKFLQDEVQAEERIILASQNFGFDTKPNFKSFKEKKAANNKHKYGDTRQIASAADLLTSSKEQRQCIFCPNLHNSTDCLKVRKMPMKDRENLVEKSGYCFLCLKLGHQVRKCYSKVTCLGCVKRHHIILCHNINQRTSFSTGKETAEVDSLPNGDQALANVSKSPSVMLLTVTVFIRGDGRKRKARAIIDTASQLSYVLKNTAREMKYKRESWEYLQHSLVEKIQECASTMCLHCDESYNCHFKILSQPVICESVPPTIPAIHLKEFNDYGIHVNDDYDGPIEILIGADEAGKLITGGCKSLSCGLTAMEIRLGWTIMGRIPQISSKENGISVANSKLSTTRTITELWTLDSLGITDPSDRKTKEDLHEPAREHFLKTVQVDKENRFVVHLPWLEDHPPLTDF, from the coding sequence ATGGTACAATTGAAATTACGTTACGGCCGAGAAGAATTACTTATACAAGTGTATGTTAGAGATCTTTTATCATTGGTTCTTCAAAAGCAGAATATGCCGAAAAAATCTCTGAGAAATCTTTATGATTTATTGGAAACAAAGCTCCGTGCGCTTGAGATATTAGGAGTAACAAGGGATAAATGTGCGGCGATGCTTTTCCCACTTGTTGAGTCTGCTTTACCTGAGGAAACACTTCTAGCCTGGGAACGGTATAGATCTACAAATCGTAGATCACATGATGAGGAAAATCAAAATAGTAAAACTACTACAAAAACTGATTTAGATTCAATTCTTAAGTTTCTTCAAGATGAAGTACAAGCAGAGGAACGTATAATTTTAGCCTCACAAAACTTTGGATTTGATACCAAgcctaattttaaatcattcaaggAGAAAAAGGCtgcaaataataaacacaaatatgGGGACACTCGTCAAATAGCTAGTGCAGCTGATCTTTTAACTTCGTCGAAAGAACAAAGACAGTGTATATTTTGCCCCAATTTACATAATTCCACTGACTGTTTGAAGGTACGGAAAATGCCGATGAAGGACAGAGAGAATCTTGTTGAGAAATCAGGTTATTGTTTCCTGTGCTTAAAACTGGGTCACCAAGTTCGTAAATGTTATTCAAAAGTAACTTGTTTAGGCTGTGTAAAAAGACATCACATTATACTCTGTCACAACATAAACCAACGAACATCTTTCTCTACTGGAAAAGAAACTGCAGAAGTAGATAGTCTTCCGAATGGTGATCAAGCGCTTGCAAATGTATCCAAAAGTCCTAGTGTTATGCTACTAACCGTAACAGTTTTCATCAGAGGTGATGGGAGAAAACGGAAGGCAAGAGCCATCATAGACACTGCTTCGCAGCTCTCttacgttttaaaaaatactgctagagagatgaaatataaaaggGAAAGCTGGGAATATCTTCAACATTCTCTGGTGGAGAAAATACAGGAGTGTGCAAGCACGATGTGTTTACATTGTGATGAATCTTATAACTGTCATTTCAAAATACTAAGTCAGCCTGTTATCTGTGAAAGTGTCCCACCGACAATTCCTGCAAttcatttaaaggaatttaatgaCTATGGTATTCATGTGAACGATGATTATGACGGCCCTATCGAAATATTAATAGGAGCTGATGAAGCTGGAAAACTCATTACCGGCGGTTGCAAATCTTTATCTTGTGGCTTAACAGCAATGGAAATACGTTTAGGATGGACCATTATGGGACGAATACCCCagatttcttcaaaagaaaatggaATCTCAGTTGCTAATTCTAAGCTTTCTACTACTAGAACAATAACAGAATTGTGGACTCTTGACTCCCTTGGAATTACTGACCCATCGGATAGGAAAACTAAAGAAGACTTGCATGAACCCGCCAGAGAGCATTTTCTTAAAACAGTTCAGGTTGACAAAGAGAATCGTTTTGTGGTACATTTACCATGGCTGGAAGATCATCCTCCACTGACTGATTTTTAA